One genomic region from Vannielia litorea encodes:
- a CDS encoding alpha/beta fold hydrolase — protein sequence MFAPQTTEIDGLTLAYEPGGAPQGLPLLFLHGFPQTRAMWHPIAPAFAQDHPIILADLPGYGASGKPHDLAPYSFREMARRLAALMAHLGHDTFAVISHDRGARVAHRMALDHPERVKAVTLMDIVPTHTLLTDLKLRVAQSYYHWFFLAQPEPFPESMIAADPNAYYESCLLGWGAAKHTDFHPDQLTAYRTAWTNPDTRRAMCNDYRTALTLDLADDEADLGATIQCPAQILYGASGAMAKLYDVPATWAPKTTQMTHAALPGGHFFPDTAPEETAEAVKFFLASL from the coding sequence ATGTTCGCCCCGCAAACCACCGAGATCGACGGCCTCACCCTCGCTTATGAACCCGGCGGAGCGCCACAAGGCCTCCCCCTTCTCTTCCTCCACGGCTTCCCCCAAACCCGCGCCATGTGGCACCCCATCGCCCCAGCCTTCGCGCAGGACCACCCCATCATCCTCGCCGATCTCCCCGGCTACGGCGCCTCGGGCAAGCCGCACGACCTCGCCCCCTATTCCTTCCGCGAGATGGCCCGCCGCCTCGCCGCCCTCATGGCCCACCTCGGCCACGACACCTTCGCCGTCATCTCCCACGACCGCGGCGCGCGAGTCGCCCACCGCATGGCCCTTGACCACCCAGAGCGGGTCAAGGCCGTCACCCTGATGGACATCGTCCCAACCCACACTCTGCTGACCGACCTCAAACTCCGGGTCGCGCAGAGCTACTATCACTGGTTCTTCCTCGCCCAGCCCGAGCCTTTCCCGGAATCCATGATCGCGGCCGATCCCAACGCCTATTACGAATCCTGCCTCCTCGGCTGGGGCGCCGCCAAGCACACCGATTTCCACCCCGATCAGCTCACCGCTTACCGCACCGCATGGACCAACCCCGACACCCGCCGCGCCATGTGCAACGACTACCGCACCGCCCTCACGCTGGACCTCGCCGACGATGAGGCCGACCTCGGCGCCACGATCCAATGCCCCGCCCAAATCCTCTACGGCGCGAGCGGCGCCATGGCCAAACTCTACGATGTCCCCGCCACCTGGGCGCCCAAGACCACCCAAATGACCCACGCCGCCCTACCCGGCGGCCACTTCTTCCCCGATACGGCCCCCGAAGAAACAGCAGAAGCGGTCAAATTCTTCCTCGCAAGCCTCTGA
- a CDS encoding dipeptidase, producing MSIDPVLARIDSQLPEALERLMELLRIPSISTDPAFKADCTRAAEWLAADLASLGLDASVRETPGHPMVVAHGGPEGAPHLLFYGHYDVQPVDPLELWDRDPFDPEVQDTPNGKVIRARGSSDDKGQLMTFVEALRAWVAEHGALPCKLTIFFEGEEESGSPSLIPFMKENAEELKADIALICDTGLFADTVPAIITQLRGLLGEELTITAANKDLHSGMYGGAAMNPIRVLTRILASLHDDTGRITVPGFYDGVPEIGDNLKKSWQALGFDEKSFLGEVGLSELAGEQGRMALEQLWSRPTCEINGIKGGYTGDGFKTVLPSKASAKVSFRLVGEQDPHAIRENFREMVRSMLPPDCEVEFHGHGAGPAGHMDTTHAAFEPARQALTEEYGSEAAYVGCGGSIPIAGYFKTLLDMDAMLIGFGKDDDQIHSPNEKYDVESFHKGTRSWARILAALTNG from the coding sequence ATGTCCATCGACCCCGTTCTCGCCCGTATCGATTCTCAACTGCCCGAGGCGCTGGAGCGCCTGATGGAGCTGCTGCGCATCCCCTCCATCTCCACCGATCCGGCCTTCAAGGCAGATTGCACCCGCGCCGCCGAGTGGCTCGCCGCCGACCTTGCATCACTGGGGCTCGACGCCTCCGTGCGCGAAACCCCGGGCCACCCGATGGTCGTGGCCCACGGCGGCCCCGAGGGTGCACCGCACCTCCTCTTCTACGGCCATTATGATGTGCAGCCCGTCGACCCGCTCGAGCTGTGGGACCGTGACCCTTTCGACCCCGAGGTTCAGGACACCCCCAATGGCAAGGTCATCCGCGCCCGCGGCAGCTCCGATGACAAGGGCCAACTGATGACCTTCGTCGAGGCTCTCCGCGCCTGGGTCGCCGAGCACGGCGCGCTGCCCTGCAAGCTCACCATCTTCTTCGAGGGCGAGGAAGAGTCCGGCTCCCCCTCCCTCATCCCCTTTATGAAGGAGAACGCCGAAGAGCTGAAAGCCGACATCGCTCTCATCTGCGACACAGGCCTCTTCGCCGATACCGTCCCCGCCATCATTACCCAGCTACGCGGCCTTCTGGGCGAGGAGCTGACCATCACGGCGGCCAACAAGGATCTGCACTCCGGCATGTATGGCGGCGCCGCGATGAACCCCATTCGCGTGCTCACCCGCATCCTCGCTTCGCTGCACGATGACACAGGCCGCATCACCGTGCCCGGCTTCTACGATGGCGTGCCCGAGATCGGCGACAACCTGAAGAAAAGCTGGCAAGCCCTCGGCTTCGATGAAAAATCCTTCCTCGGTGAGGTCGGTCTCTCCGAGCTGGCCGGTGAGCAGGGCCGCATGGCGCTCGAGCAGCTCTGGTCCCGCCCGACCTGCGAGATCAACGGCATCAAGGGCGGCTACACCGGCGACGGCTTCAAAACCGTGCTGCCCTCCAAGGCCTCCGCCAAGGTCTCCTTCCGCCTCGTCGGCGAGCAGGACCCGCACGCCATCCGCGAGAACTTCCGCGAGATGGTCCGCTCGATGCTGCCGCCCGACTGCGAGGTCGAGTTCCACGGCCACGGCGCCGGCCCCGCCGGCCATATGGACACCACTCACGCCGCTTTCGAGCCCGCCCGTCAGGCCCTCACCGAGGAATACGGTAGCGAAGCCGCCTACGTCGGCTGCGGCGGCTCGATCCCGATCGCGGGCTACTTCAAAACCCTCCTCGACATGGACGCCATGCTCATCGGCTTCGGCAAGGACGACGACCAGATCCACAGCCCGAACGAGAAGTACGACGTGGAGAGTTTCCACAAGGGCACGAGAAGCTGGGCCCGCATCCTTGCGGCTCTGACCAACGGCTAA